One Erpetoichthys calabaricus chromosome 9, fErpCal1.3, whole genome shotgun sequence genomic region harbors:
- the bcl2l16 gene encoding BCL2 like 16, producing MESGKHTRSQVDPTVREAYLMAHDYIDYVTKAPGVSGRPPSKACAALRHAGDTLIHRFPLFFKRWPRLFQEVTEDNAATTLIQILEEHFGPQVAGGRTRELPWSAILSIYMLAGQMAQHCQERGLQGALPVLKERVGEYVERTVCPQLRQKGGWSGFEARYGEKEDPERMAIRVCCGTLVLLAAAILTYFFWKRRPPWTS from the exons ATGGAGTCTGGGAAGCACACGAGATCACAAGTAGACCCCACCGTGCGGGAAGCCTACCTGATGGCCCACGATTACATCGATTATGTGACCAAGGCCCCAGGGGTCTCAGGACGGCCACCGTCAAAGGCATGTGCAGCGCTGCGACATGCAGGGGACACTTTGATCCACAGGTTTCCTCTGTTCTTCAAGCGCTGGCCTCGACTCTTCCAGGAGGTGACCGAGGACAACGCTGCCACGACGCTCATCCAGATCCTGGAGGAGCACTTTGGGCCTCAAGTGGCCGGAGGCCGCACTCGGGAGCTGCCCTGGAGTGCCATCCTCTCCATCTACATGCTGGCTGGTCAGATGGCACAGCACTGCCAGGAGCGCGGACTGCAAGGCGCACTGCCCGTCCTAAAGGAGAGAGTGGGCGAGTATGTGGAGAGGACCGTGTGCCCGCAGCTCAGACAGAAGGGAGGTTGG TCTGGCTTTGAGGCCCGCTACGGTGAGAAGGAAGACCCCGAGAGGATGGCCATCAGAGTCTGCTGCGGGACTCTCGTCTTGCTGGCTGCTGCCATTCTAACCTACTTCTTCTGGAAGCGTCGACCACCTTGGACATCCTGA